A window of Salmo trutta unplaced genomic scaffold, fSalTru1.1, whole genome shotgun sequence contains these coding sequences:
- the LOC115187514 gene encoding ubiquitin carboxyl-terminal hydrolase 26-like — MTLPRASSATRGSEETQGARGERGALVNMELLGLPNIGNTCFLNATLQCLLVLPSFSKEILHQEQLWSSSPFSNLLR; from the exons ATGACTCTTCCCAGGGCCAGCTCAGCCACCAGAGGGTCAGAAGAGACCCAGGGGGCCAGAGGAGAACGGGGGGCACTGGTCAACATGGAACTTCTTGG GTTGCCTAACATTGGCAACACTTGCTTCCTTAACGCCACCCTGCAGTGTCTCCTGGTCCTGCCTTCCTTCTCAAAGGAAATCCTGCACCAGGAACAACTCTGgagctcctcccccttctccaacCTGCTCAGGTAA